In Archocentrus centrarchus isolate MPI-CPG fArcCen1 chromosome 22, fArcCen1, whole genome shotgun sequence, one DNA window encodes the following:
- the xgb gene encoding x globin, protein MGCAISGLAAKSEFAERTTEDAAAYPSEDQVQMIKESWKVIQDDIAKAGIIMFVRLFETHPECKDVFFLFRDVEDLERLRTSRELRAHGLRVMSFIEKSVARLEHLDRLEALALELGKSHYHYNAPPKYYSYVGAEFICAVQPILKERWTAELEEAWKTMFQYVTNLMNQGYQEESARQRQLALSPKERPDKRNTAL, encoded by the exons ATGGGCTGCGCAATATCAGGTCTCGCAGCGAAATCAGAGTTTGCAGAGAGGACTACAGAAGATGCTGCTGCGTATCCCAGCGAGGATCAGGTTCAGATGATTAAGGAGTCGTGGAAAGTTATCCAGGACGATATAGCCAAAGCTGGGATTATTATGTTCGTCAG GTTGTTTGAGACCCATCCTGAATGCAAGGACGTCTTTTTCCTCTTCCGAGATGTGGAGGACCTGGAGAGGTTGCGGACCAGCCGAGAACTCAGGGCACACGGCCTGCG GGTGATGTCTTTTATTGAAAAAAGTGTGGCTAGACTGGAGCACCTGGACAGACTGGAGGCTCTGGCTCTGGAGCTGGGAAAAAGCCATTATCATTACAACGCCCCGCCTAAGTACTACAGC tatgttggagcagaaTTCATCTGTGCTGTGCAGCCCATCCTGAAAGAGAGGTGGACCgctgagctggaggaggcgtGGAAG ACCATGTTCCAGTATGTGACCAACCTCATGAACCAGGGATACCAGGAAGAGAGCGCCCGACAACGCCAGCTCGCACTCTCCCCAAAAGAAAGGCCGGACAAGAGAAACACCGCGCTATGA
- the srp14 gene encoding signal recognition particle 14 kDa protein: MVLLENDSFLTELTRLFQKCRTSGSVVITLKKYDGRTKPVPRKGHTESFEPADNKCLLRASDGKKKISTVVSTKEVIKFQMAYSNLLRAHMDGLKKKDKKSKSKKTKATQ, encoded by the exons ATGGTGCTGCTTGAAAATGATTCG TTTCTCACGGAGCTCACACGGCTCTTTCAGAAGTGCAGAACATCAGGCAGTGTTGTCATCACACTAAAGAAGT ATGATGGTAGAACCAAACCGGTGCCCAGAAAGGGCCACACGGAGTCTTTTGAACCCGCAGACAACAAATGTCTCCTCAGAGCATCTGATGGCAAGAAGAAAATTAGCACAGTG GTCAGCACCAAAGAAGTAATCAAGTTTCAGATG GCGTACTCTAACCTGCTCAGAGCTCATATGGATGGACTTAagaagaaagacaagaaaagcaaaagcaagAAAACCAAAGCCACCCAATGA
- the pld4 gene encoding phospholipase D4 yields the protein MSSSYSSLTDSNGSNKRTTCVTLVVILACLTVVGILLAIAVLERPPPPKDHDTLPEDADWGNFSIDQCSMALVESIPEQMKYKDNVTFGIPLERVWNDLISVATNQVDVVSFYWTLTGEDINVNSSSDVPGRNILKELQELPSRNVTVRVVTSVPSVKTNSTDLEILKQKGVHVRKVNFGRLTSGVLHSKFWIVDRRHVFIGSANMDWRALTQVKELGVVIYNCSTLAKDLHKIFQSYWVMGQSNSSLPQPWPAKYDTNINKHHPLLVKEDNVTSRLYVAASPPPFCPPSRTQDLDAILSIIYEAQQYIDVAVMEYFPTTRFDKPQRYWPVIEDAIKTAAFERRVNIRMLISCGRDSDPDMLPFLQSLASLDSSQQHISIQIKLYIVPVANQSDIPFSRVNHNKYMVTDKVAYIGTSNWSGDYFLTTAGVGLVVYQHAFQPELKNETLHSQLKAVFDRDWHSEFAVLLDDLGHHPDCSLSR from the exons ATGAGCTCCTCGTACAGCAGCCTTACTGACAGTAATGGCTCAAACAAAAGG ACCACCTGCGTAACACTAGTTGTGATTTTGGCCTGCCTGACGGTCGTGGGGATTTTGCTCGCCATCGCTGTGCTGGAGAGACCACCGCCCCCCAAAGATCATGACACGTTACCAGAGGACGCTGATTGGGGTAATTTCTCTATCGATCAGTGCAG CATGGCCCTTGTGGAGAGCATTCCCGAACAAATGAAATACAAAGACAACGTAACATTCGGGATCCCTCTGGAACGGGTCTGGAACGATCTTATCTCGGTGGCAACAAACCAAGTGGATGTGGTGTCTTTCTACTGGACGTTAACTGGGGAAGACATCAATGTCAACTCTTCCTCGGATGTGCCT GGAAGGAACATCCTGAAAGAACTTCAAGAGTTGCCCTCCAGGAATGTGACAGTCCGAGTGGTGACCAGCGTTCCCAGTGTCAAAACAAACTCCACAGATTTAGAGAtcttaaaacaaaaag GAGTTCATGTGAGGAAGGTGAACTTTGGCCGCCTTACAAGCGGCGTCCTCCACAGCAAGTTCTGGATCGTTGATAGGAGACACGTGTTTATTGGAAGTGCCAACATGGACTGGAGGGCTCTAACACAG GTGAAGGAACTAGGCGTGGTGATCTACAACTGTTCCACTCTTGCGAAGGACCTCCATAAGATCTTCCAGTCCTACTGGGTGATGGGACAATCCAACAGCTCCTTGCCACAGCCATGGCCTGCAAAGTATGACACAAACATCAACAAACACCACCCCCTGCTGGTGAAAGAGGATAATGTCACCAGCAGGCTGTATGTGGCA GCTTCTCCACCACCTTTCTGTCCTCCATCGAGGACTCAAGACCTGGATGCTATTCTCTCCATCATCTATGAGGCTCAACAATATATTGATGTAGCTGTCATGGAGTACTTCCCCACCACGCGCTTTGACAAGCCTCAGAG ATACTGGCCGGTCATTGAGGATGCCATTAAGACGGCCGCATTCGAGAGGAGAGTAAATATCAGGATGCTGATCAGCTGTGGGCGGGATTCTGATCCAGACATGCTGCCGTTTCTTCAGTCTCTAGCCTCACTCGACTCTTCTCAGCAGCATATCAGCATCCAGATA AAACTGTACATCGTGCCTGTTGCAAACCAGTCCGATATCCCATTTTCCAGAGTCAACCACAATAAATACATggtgactgataaagtagcctaTATTG GTACCTCTAACTGGTCAGGAGACTACTTTCTCACCACAGCTGGAGTGGGCCTGGTGGTTTACCAGCATGCATTTCAACCTGAATTGAAGAACGAGACCCTGCACAGCCAGCTGAAGGCAGTATTTGACAGAGATTGGCATTCAGAGTTCGCTGTGCTCCTGGATGACCTGGGGCACCACCCAGACTGTTCACTATCAAGATGA